From a region of the uncultured Desulfatiglans sp. genome:
- the nifU gene encoding NifU-like protein, whose product MYSKTVMDHFKSPRNVGVIENPDGFGEVGNPLCGDMMSIYLKIKDERIDDIKFQTFGCGAAIAVSSMLTEMAKGKTVEEAKKISNKDVAAALEGLPKNKLHCSNLGADALHQAIKDYEDRKAGKEPKVQKRSEKHEHTHGDHCYCPYCDAEVPEGVTFCKACQTDLTAEH is encoded by the coding sequence ATGTACTCGAAAACGGTGATGGATCATTTCAAAAGCCCGCGGAATGTGGGTGTCATCGAAAACCCGGACGGCTTCGGGGAGGTGGGCAATCCCCTATGCGGCGACATGATGAGCATTTATTTGAAAATCAAAGATGAACGGATCGACGATATCAAATTCCAGACGTTCGGGTGCGGCGCTGCCATAGCCGTATCCAGCATGCTGACGGAGATGGCCAAGGGAAAAACCGTCGAAGAGGCCAAAAAGATCTCGAACAAGGATGTAGCCGCTGCGCTCGAAGGGCTCCCCAAGAACAAGCTGCATTGTTCCAACCTCGGCGCGGATGCGCTTCATCAGGCCATCAAGGATTATGAAGACCGGAAGGCAGGGAAGGAGCCGAAGGTTCAGAAGCGGAGCGAGAAACACGAACATACCCATGGCGATCACTGCTACTGCCCCTACTGTGATGCTGAGGTCCCCGAGGGGGTGACCTTCTGTAAGGCGTGTCAGACGGATCTGACTGCCGAGCACTGA
- a CDS encoding conserved hypothetical protein (Evidence 4 : Unknown function but conserved in other organisms): protein MLGLEDIKKRSDLIEVIDWDMTPEEAVTLYLEWGNNWTHGKNLIRSKNDVSRYFVVNTWEEPPKIYLIERNSEAAVELARIDMPEALRKAYLSRIARRKGVYAIDEEVRAWLEQKLYGQESKGYVN from the coding sequence ATGCTGGGACTTGAAGACATCAAAAAGCGCAGTGATCTCATCGAGGTCATCGACTGGGATATGACACCCGAGGAGGCGGTGACCCTTTATCTGGAGTGGGGGAACAACTGGACGCACGGAAAAAATCTGATCCGCTCGAAAAATGACGTGTCCCGATATTTTGTCGTCAACACGTGGGAGGAGCCGCCCAAGATATATCTCATCGAAAGGAACTCGGAAGCGGCTGTGGAGTTGGCCAGGATCGACATGCCGGAGGCGCTCAGGAAGGCCTACCTTTCCCGCATAGCCCGTCGAAAAGGCGTTTACGCCATCGACGAAGAGGTCCGCGCCTGGCTCGAACAGAAGCTCTACGGGCAGGAATCGAAAGGCTATGTCAATTGA
- a CDS encoding Universal stress family protein yields the protein MEVKKILWPTDLSENAAKALPYVTALSEKFQTEVHVLYVIPELGLHEPWYGEFDRSHIDKIHEWERNTAEKRLDEICDTYLKGCRLYVKHVALGDPADEILKMISEEKVDMVVMATRGRKGRFFFGSVADKVLKHSPVSVVTVPVKD from the coding sequence ATGGAAGTCAAAAAGATCCTCTGGCCCACGGATTTGTCCGAAAACGCCGCCAAGGCCCTGCCGTATGTGACGGCGCTGTCTGAAAAATTCCAGACCGAGGTGCATGTCCTCTATGTGATTCCCGAGCTGGGGCTGCATGAGCCGTGGTATGGGGAGTTCGACCGTTCGCACATCGACAAGATTCATGAGTGGGAACGAAATACAGCCGAAAAAAGGCTGGATGAGATTTGCGATACGTATCTCAAAGGGTGTCGGCTCTACGTCAAACACGTCGCCCTGGGTGATCCCGCGGACGAGATCCTGAAGATGATCAGCGAGGAAAAGGTCGATATGGTCGTCATGGCGACGCGCGGGCGAAAGGGGCGTTTTTTCTTCGGCAGCGTGGCTGACAAGGTGCTCAAGCATTCGCCTGTCAGCGTTGTGACAGTGCCGGTCAAGGATTGA
- a CDS encoding conserved hypothetical protein (Evidence 4 : Unknown function but conserved in other organisms), translating to MKVKIDPDLCMGDRNCNKVCPDVFAYDEDKMLSVVQVDTVPAHLEEAVRRAARECAPGAIVVIE from the coding sequence ATGAAGGTCAAGATCGATCCAGACTTGTGTATGGGGGACCGGAACTGCAACAAGGTCTGTCCGGATGTCTTCGCTTATGATGAGGACAAAATGCTGTCCGTTGTGCAGGTGGACACCGTGCCCGCTCATCTCGAGGAGGCCGTGCGCCGAGCGGCACGGGAATGTGCGCCCGGCGCGATCGTAGTCATCGAATAA
- the trxA gene encoding Thioredoxin, giving the protein MKTPVTDLTDAGFTKAVLEVKAICLVDFWSPRCGTCHSMAPALEAFAAANEGKVHVYKLDVDDNPITSEKYEIKSTPTLVFFKDGRPIDVTRGTLSASSLQSKLEGLGGP; this is encoded by the coding sequence ATGAAAACGCCCGTCACCGATTTGACCGATGCCGGATTCACCAAAGCCGTCTTGGAGGTCAAGGCGATCTGTCTCGTTGATTTCTGGTCGCCGCGCTGCGGAACCTGCCACTCGATGGCCCCGGCCCTTGAAGCGTTTGCCGCCGCCAACGAGGGAAAGGTGCATGTCTACAAGCTCGATGTGGACGACAATCCGATCACCAGCGAAAAATACGAGATCAAGAGCACCCCCACGCTGGTCTTTTTCAAGGACGGCAGGCCCATCGACGTCACCAGGGGGACCCTTTCGGCGTCCTCTCTGCAGTCGAAGCTCGAAGGCCTGGGCGGCCCCTGA
- the iscS gene encoding cysteine desulfurase (tRNA sulfurtransferase), PLP-dependent (Evidence 2a : Function from experimental evidences in other organisms; PubMedId : 10393315, 10544286, 10600118, 10739946, 10781558, 10781607, 10829016, 10908675, 12549933, 12860127, 20068850, 20245547, 20347927, 21326031, 21576235, 8663056, 9298646; Product type e : enzyme) — protein MKIVNLDHLSANQLLPEVQDAMIGVMRGTFGNPSSQHRLGDSAAEALEAARGRVARLINSALEKEVVFTSSGTESINHAIKGVAFAKADKGRHIVTSNIEHNAVLRSLRRLKLMDYQVTSVPVDSEGRVNPDDVAKALKDETILVSIMHSNNEIGTLQPIKEIAAITRERKITFHSDAVDSVGVIPVDVQDLGVDLLSFASNTFYGPAGVGGLYIRRGTSIWPLLDGGVQENNKRAGTENLIGIVGMGMAAELALRDMSWRTEHAAGMKHFLLKELPNYIDEFIINGHPEFSLPNLLSVSVKYIEGESVVLMLDEEGIAVSTRSACAAGALQASHVLLSIGREFADAQGTLVITFGIENTEEDIVRFLEALRGAVTTLRDISPLYPKKQPA, from the coding sequence ATGAAGATCGTCAACCTGGATCATCTATCGGCCAATCAGCTTCTGCCCGAGGTGCAGGACGCGATGATCGGCGTGATGAGGGGGACCTTCGGAAACCCCTCGAGCCAGCATCGCCTCGGGGACAGCGCGGCCGAGGCGCTCGAAGCGGCGCGCGGACGTGTGGCAAGGTTGATCAACAGCGCTCTGGAAAAAGAGGTGGTTTTCACGTCCAGCGGGACCGAATCCATCAATCATGCCATCAAGGGCGTAGCGTTCGCAAAGGCGGACAAAGGCAGGCACATCGTCACTTCCAATATAGAACACAATGCCGTCCTTCGAAGTCTTCGCCGGCTCAAGCTGATGGACTATCAGGTGACTTCCGTACCCGTGGACTCCGAGGGCCGGGTGAATCCGGATGATGTGGCGAAGGCCCTCAAAGACGAGACCATCCTGGTGAGCATCATGCACAGCAACAATGAGATCGGAACGCTGCAGCCCATAAAGGAAATCGCCGCTATTACCAGGGAGCGGAAGATTACGTTCCACAGCGACGCCGTGGACTCCGTCGGTGTCATCCCTGTGGATGTGCAGGATCTCGGGGTCGATCTCTTGAGCTTCGCGTCCAATACCTTTTACGGTCCGGCCGGCGTCGGGGGCTTGTACATCCGCCGCGGAACGAGCATCTGGCCGCTGCTCGACGGCGGTGTTCAGGAGAATAACAAACGAGCCGGGACGGAGAATCTCATCGGTATCGTCGGGATGGGCATGGCCGCGGAACTGGCCCTCCGAGATATGTCCTGGCGCACCGAGCATGCAGCCGGGATGAAGCATTTTCTCCTGAAGGAACTGCCGAATTACATCGATGAGTTCATTATCAACGGCCATCCCGAGTTCAGTCTGCCGAATCTCCTGTCCGTCTCCGTGAAGTATATCGAGGGCGAGAGCGTTGTGCTGATGCTGGACGAGGAGGGCATCGCGGTCTCGACGCGTTCCGCATGCGCCGCGGGGGCGCTGCAGGCCTCGCACGTACTGCTTTCGATCGGACGCGAGTTCGCGGACGCCCAGGGTACCCTGGTGATCACTTTCGGCATCGAGAATACGGAGGAGGACATCGTCCGCTTCTTGGAGGCACTGAGGGGTGCGGTCACAACCTTGCGGGACATTTCACCGCTCTATCCCAAGAAACAGCCGGCCTGA
- a CDS encoding hypothetical protein (Evidence 5 : Unknown function) produces MSAIRGFSLNGWMAQVRPVKRERHLRIGDLLPDDRDWQMVARLGAGRQESFFEEVEYGSQKDPLAHGFVRKRRQGPAVCDGAV; encoded by the coding sequence TTGTCAGCCATCCGGGGGTTCTCCCTGAACGGTTGGATGGCACAGGTGCGGCCGGTGAAGAGAGAGCGGCACCTCAGGATTGGAGACCTGCTCCCGGACGATCGTGATTGGCAGATGGTGGCGAGGTTGGGAGCAGGCAGGCAAGAATCCTTTTTCGAGGAGGTGGAGTATGGAAGTCAAAAAGATCCTCTGGCCCACGGATTTGTCCGAAAACGCCGCCAAGGCCCTGCCGTATGTGACGGCGCTGTCTGA
- a CDS encoding hypothetical protein (Evidence 5 : Unknown function): MRSQPCGTFHRSIPRNSRPDLFGNRGSGAAQAFELRLQRGRRKGPPGDVDGPAVLEKDQRGGALDLVFFAGDRIVVHIELVDMHLSLVGGGKRFKGRGHRVAGSAARRPEINETDRLDLQDGFGESGIGQIGDGRFHRGSSYWIIFMLEYPAVVRIRMLNGLSFPGRCARTLPCILLSRSFFLQSKTRAAISGWAETAVSLVS, translated from the coding sequence GTGCGGTCACAACCTTGCGGGACATTTCACCGCTCTATCCCAAGAAACAGCCGGCCTGATCTTTTTGGCAACAGAGGCTCAGGGGCCGCCCAGGCCTTCGAGCTTCGACTGCAGAGAGGACGCCGAAAGGGTCCCCCTGGTGACGTCGATGGGCCTGCCGTCCTTGAAAAAGACCAGCGTGGGGGTGCTCTTGATCTCGTATTTTTCGCTGGTGATCGGATTGTCGTCCACATCGAGCTTGTAGACATGCACCTTTCCCTCGTTGGCGGCGGCAAACGCTTCAAGGGCCGGGGCCATCGAGTGGCAGGTTCCGCAGCGCGGCGACCAGAAATCAACGAGACAGATCGCCTTGACCTCCAAGACGGCTTTGGTGAATCCGGCATCGGTCAAATCGGTGACGGGCGTTTTCATCGTGGTTCTTCCTATTGGATCATTTTTATGCTGGAATATCCAGCTGTTGTGAGAATACGGATGCTGAATGGGTTGAGTTTCCCAGGGAGGTGTGCGCGGACGCTACCTTGCATTCTACTAAGCCGATCCTTCTTTCTGCAATCGAAAACACGGGCGGCTATCTCGGGCTGGGCTGAAACAGCGGTTTCCCTGGTTTCGTAA
- a CDS encoding exported hypothetical protein (Evidence 5 : Unknown function), giving the protein MTSMRSLRFLMSSSPSMPVPPLISSEIDGLPGLIACRVFRFLKLVTVPEFAIRFWFFCFREERHPRGLSSKRGPGTVPVRVIAGRRGAPGRKAGKKAYSIGILRTSLRRVELPGDRAGGIFPLTLIGLTMLSSFQPGNGLFGQSRRQSARLLVRRPLGRLRANA; this is encoded by the coding sequence ATGACCTCGATGAGATCACTGCGCTTTTTGATGTCTTCAAGTCCCAGCATGCCCGTCCCTCCTCTCATTTCATCCGAAATCGATGGTTTGCCCGGATTGATTGCCTGTCGGGTATTTCGTTTTTTAAAACTAGTAACTGTTCCTGAATTTGCAATCCGATTCTGGTTTTTTTGTTTCCGGGAGGAGAGGCATCCTCGGGGATTGAGCAGCAAGCGTGGGCCGGGTACGGTTCCAGTCCGCGTGATCGCCGGGCGGCGGGGTGCGCCTGGCCGCAAGGCTGGAAAAAAAGCCTATTCGATCGGAATACTTAGAACCTCTCTTCGACGCGTCGAGCTGCCGGGGGACCGGGCTGGGGGGATTTTTCCGTTGACTTTGATAGGGCTGACGATGTTATCTAGTTTCCAACCTGGAAATGGTCTTTTTGGCCAATCTCGGCGTCAATCTGCACGTTTGCTTGTGCGGCGACCACTAGGTCGCCTCCGCGCAAACGCTTGA
- a CDS encoding hypothetical protein (Evidence 5 : Unknown function) has protein sequence MVFLANLGVNLHVCLCGDHQVASAQTLDFLDIGQTGTRPAGVGLSTRSV, from the coding sequence ATGGTCTTTTTGGCCAATCTCGGCGTCAATCTGCACGTTTGCTTGTGCGGCGACCACCAGGTCGCCTCCGCGCAAACGCTTGATTTCCTTGATATTGGCCAAACCGGGACCCGCCCCGCAGGGGTGGGCCTGAGCACGCGCAGCGTGTAA
- a CDS encoding conserved hypothetical protein (Evidence 4 : Unknown function but conserved in other organisms): MMNEPENLFLNKVRQALGVESRRARMTLQPEGAPPEEALEILDRIAGRERKDRLALLERLMEEGRTINLEVHAVEGFQEAADVIHQIAVDHREHPASRRGILCWRHPLLDTLNLKHRLVDLEMPFFPVDLQDPALVGLSENERRARIREALGLACIGVTSADFCVAHSATLVLRSRAGQPRAVSLAPEVHVAVIGLAQILADFGELYTVLKWHPEIRREGLGPNLTFITGPSKTADIELHIVYGVHGPRKVHLVVLTGAGVA; the protein is encoded by the coding sequence ATGATGAACGAACCGGAAAACCTATTCCTGAATAAGGTGCGACAGGCTCTGGGTGTAGAGAGCCGCAGGGCGCGCATGACCCTGCAGCCGGAAGGCGCGCCGCCGGAGGAGGCCCTCGAGATCCTTGACCGGATCGCCGGCCGTGAAAGGAAGGATCGTCTCGCCTTGCTCGAGCGGCTGATGGAGGAGGGGCGGACCATCAACCTGGAAGTGCACGCGGTCGAAGGGTTTCAGGAGGCGGCTGACGTCATCCATCAGATCGCCGTCGACCACCGGGAGCACCCCGCCTCCCGCCGGGGGATCCTCTGCTGGCGCCATCCCCTTCTTGACACGCTCAATCTGAAACATCGGCTGGTCGACCTGGAGATGCCCTTCTTTCCCGTCGACCTGCAGGATCCGGCCCTTGTGGGACTCAGCGAAAACGAACGTCGGGCCCGCATACGGGAGGCGCTCGGTCTAGCCTGCATAGGCGTCACCTCCGCCGATTTCTGCGTCGCCCACAGCGCAACGCTCGTCCTTCGAAGCCGCGCCGGGCAGCCCCGTGCGGTCTCCCTCGCACCCGAGGTGCACGTGGCGGTCATCGGGCTGGCTCAGATCCTGGCCGATTTCGGAGAGCTTTACACGGTCCTCAAATGGCACCCGGAGATCCGCCGCGAGGGGCTGGGGCCCAACCTCACCTTCATCACGGGACCGAGCAAGACCGCAGACATCGAACTCCACATCGTTTACGGCGTTCACGGCCCGAGAAAGGTCCACCTCGTGGTCCTGACCGGGGCCGGCGTTGCCTGA
- a CDS encoding FKBP-type peptidyl-prolyl cis-trans isomerase yields the protein MTKAKNGDKAKVHYTGRLEDGTVFDSSSGREPLEFTLGEGQLIQGFEKGVLGMQVGESKTVTISPEEGYGHPKEELKVKVSKTDFPVDIEPEIGQRLQLQNMQGQPIPVIISAIEEETVTLDANHPLAGKTLQFDLELMELTA from the coding sequence ATGACCAAGGCAAAAAACGGCGACAAAGCGAAGGTTCACTACACCGGCAGGCTCGAAGACGGAACGGTCTTTGACAGTTCCAGCGGGCGGGAACCCCTTGAATTCACCCTGGGTGAAGGGCAGCTGATTCAGGGCTTCGAGAAGGGCGTCCTCGGCATGCAGGTGGGGGAATCCAAAACCGTCACCATTTCGCCCGAAGAAGGCTACGGACACCCAAAAGAAGAGTTGAAAGTGAAGGTCAGCAAGACCGACTTTCCGGTCGATATCGAGCCGGAGATCGGACAGCGGCTCCAGCTTCAGAATATGCAGGGTCAGCCGATCCCCGTGATCATCAGTGCCATCGAAGAGGAAACCGTGACCCTGGACGCCAATCATCCATTGGCCGGCAAAACACTCCAGTTCGATCTCGAACTGATGGAATTGACCGCTTGA
- the ykgE gene encoding putative hydroxyacid oxidoreductase (Fe-S centre) (Evidence 3 : Putative function from multiple computational evidences; Product type e : enzyme), with amino-acid sequence MASPTTVLLFVPCLVDLVSVQTGEAVQNVLERLGLRVICPERQTCCGQPAFNAGYRQEARRLSKRFLEIFEGGLPIVSPSGSCVHMVRRHYPDLFRGDRTWERRARETAARTFEFTEFLVDILHVEDVGAAFEGRITYHDSCQLARGLGIREQPRRLLRSLRGAEFVEMVDSDRCCGFGGAFSFKYPEISTALVQEKVEHILASGADAVVGCDSGCLMNIQGRLSRMGSRVKAIHIARILDSGEEHVRAASNPGRL; translated from the coding sequence ATGGCGTCTCCAACCACGGTCCTGTTATTCGTCCCATGCCTGGTGGACCTGGTCTCCGTTCAGACCGGGGAGGCGGTGCAGAACGTTCTCGAACGGCTGGGGCTGCGTGTGATCTGCCCCGAGCGCCAGACGTGCTGCGGTCAACCCGCCTTCAACGCCGGGTACCGTCAGGAGGCCAGGCGCCTCTCCAAACGCTTCCTGGAGATCTTCGAAGGAGGCCTGCCCATTGTCAGCCCATCCGGCTCCTGCGTCCACATGGTGCGCCGCCACTACCCGGATCTTTTCCGGGGGGACCGTACATGGGAACGCCGGGCCAGGGAGACGGCTGCGCGCACCTTCGAGTTTACCGAGTTTCTGGTGGACATCCTGCACGTCGAAGATGTAGGGGCCGCCTTCGAAGGCAGAATCACCTACCATGATTCGTGCCAGCTGGCGCGCGGCCTGGGGATCCGCGAACAGCCCCGCCGGCTGCTGCGGAGCCTCCGCGGGGCGGAGTTCGTGGAAATGGTGGATTCGGATCGATGCTGCGGGTTCGGCGGCGCCTTTTCCTTCAAATACCCTGAGATCTCGACCGCCCTCGTCCAGGAAAAGGTCGAACACATCCTGGCCAGCGGCGCCGACGCAGTGGTCGGCTGCGACAGCGGCTGTCTCATGAACATCCAGGGCCGGCTGAGCCGCATGGGCTCCCGTGTGAAGGCCATCCATATCGCCCGCATCCTGGATTCAGGCGAGGAGCACGTCCGTGCGGCATCCAACCCCGGAAGACTATAA
- the ykgF gene encoding putative oxidoreductase subunit with NAD(P)-binding domain and ferridoxin-like domain (Evidence 3 : Putative function from multiple computational evidences; Product type e : enzyme), which produces MRHPTPEDYKDAARRGLSNPVLQAAMADIQNRLGPATALAYQALPEGPGLRDTAHDLRMAAIENLDILLAAFAERVREHGGHVLYAPEAQTAVAHVLDIAQRHAVRRIVKGKSMLSEEIGLNPALIEAGIEVMETDLGEYIVQLAGDRPSHILGPAMHMTRREIGALFAQHLGIPYSEDPPTLTLAARRALRDKFFKADMGISGCNLACAETGHITILSNEGNVRMATTLPKVHVALMGMERIAARLEDHDVLLRLLSTGATSQKMATYVSYVGGPRSPDFEDGPEHFYVVIVDNGRSRILADPVFREILCCIRCSACLNVCPIYRKIGGHAYGSIYSGPIGAVITPLLWGIERGKHLCQGETLCGACEDACPVHIRIPKLLLELRARLAEGDPAWETRPAPIAERLAYKAWARMACNPRVYHLFMQAASFVQRLLPRRTGMIRRLPAPFDGWTLSRNMPPLARRRFLAGSRPRRAMNPR; this is translated from the coding sequence GTGCGGCATCCAACCCCGGAAGACTATAAAGACGCGGCGCGCCGGGGCTTGTCCAACCCTGTCCTGCAGGCGGCCATGGCCGACATCCAGAACCGGCTCGGACCGGCGACCGCCCTGGCCTATCAAGCCCTGCCCGAAGGTCCCGGCCTGCGCGACACCGCGCACGACCTCCGCATGGCGGCGATCGAAAACCTGGACATCCTTCTCGCCGCCTTCGCCGAGCGGGTGAGAGAACACGGCGGCCACGTCCTTTACGCCCCGGAAGCGCAAACGGCGGTGGCGCACGTCCTCGACATCGCGCAGCGCCACGCGGTCCGCCGGATCGTCAAAGGCAAATCCATGCTGAGCGAAGAGATCGGCCTGAACCCCGCTCTCATCGAAGCCGGCATCGAGGTCATGGAGACCGACCTCGGGGAGTACATCGTGCAGCTGGCAGGCGACAGGCCCTCGCATATCCTGGGGCCGGCCATGCACATGACGCGCCGGGAGATCGGGGCCCTGTTCGCCCAACACCTGGGAATCCCCTATTCCGAAGATCCACCGACCCTGACCCTCGCCGCCCGCCGCGCCCTGCGCGACAAATTCTTCAAGGCCGACATGGGCATCTCCGGGTGCAATCTGGCCTGCGCCGAAACCGGCCACATCACCATCCTGTCGAACGAGGGCAACGTGCGCATGGCCACCACCCTCCCCAAGGTCCATGTCGCCCTCATGGGGATGGAGCGCATCGCCGCCCGGCTGGAGGACCACGATGTCCTGCTCCGCCTGCTCTCCACCGGGGCCACGTCCCAGAAGATGGCCACCTACGTGAGCTACGTCGGCGGGCCCAGATCGCCTGATTTCGAGGACGGCCCCGAACACTTCTACGTCGTGATCGTCGACAACGGCCGGAGCCGCATCCTCGCCGACCCGGTCTTCCGGGAGATCCTCTGCTGCATCCGCTGCAGCGCCTGCCTGAACGTCTGCCCCATCTACCGCAAGATCGGCGGACACGCCTACGGGTCGATCTACTCCGGCCCCATAGGCGCCGTCATCACCCCGCTGCTCTGGGGGATCGAACGCGGAAAACACCTCTGCCAGGGGGAGACCCTCTGCGGCGCGTGCGAAGACGCCTGCCCGGTCCACATCCGGATTCCGAAGCTGCTCCTCGAACTCCGGGCGCGCCTCGCGGAAGGCGACCCCGCATGGGAAACCCGCCCGGCGCCCATCGCGGAGAGACTGGCCTACAAGGCCTGGGCCCGCATGGCCTGCAACCCCCGTGTCTATCACCTGTTTATGCAGGCGGCATCCTTCGTGCAACGTCTTTTGCCGCGACGAACCGGGATGATCCGCAGGCTTCCAGCCCCCTTCGACGGCTGGACCCTTTCACGCAACATGCCGCCGCTGGCCCGCAGACGGTTCCTGGCTGGCAGCCGGCCCCGCAGGGCCATGAATCCCCGATAG